In Oscillatoria acuminata PCC 6304, a single window of DNA contains:
- a CDS encoding trifunctional serine/threonine-protein kinase/ATP-binding protein/sensor histidine kinase, producing MDIFPTLPGYQVTEELYIGTRTLVYRGIQTDTNQPVVIKILRNEYPNFSEIVQFRNQYTIAKSLNFTGITKALGLEPYQNCYALIIEDFGGISLSTYLEKATKGREQSKHLSLSEFLHIALQITESLHYLHQNHVIHKDIKPANILINPDSKQVKLIDFSISCLLPRETQEIQNAQALEGTLAYLSPEQTGRMNRGIDYRCDFYSLGITFYEILTKDLPFISEDGMELIHFHLAKTAIPLHQVNPEIPLVLSKIVSKLMAKNAEERYQTALGINHDLQKCLTQLQENGQIEDFELAQQDISDRFLIPEKLYGRETEVEELLVAFERVSQGSTEMMLVAGFSGIGKTAVINEVHKPIARQRGYFIKGKYDQFKQNIPLGAFVQAFQDLMEQLLSESDAQLQTWKAQIIEAVGENGQILIDVIPALEEIIGKQPALAELSGISSQNRFNLIFHKFLQVFTRKEHPLVIFLDDLQWADSASLELLKLLMQETEYLLVLGAYRDNEVSPLHPFILAVDEKIKAGAIVNTITLSPLSQPDLNRLIAETLNCGLSLAQSLTTLVYQKTKGNPFFAIQFLKALYEEQLISFNWTIQHWQCDIAQVEALAITDDVVDFMALQLLKLPPETQDILKLAACVGAEFDLKTLAIISKQSPEMTAAALWQSLQKGLVIPTSKIYKFFAEAESDEGDKLLNSSLNPTYCFVHDRVQQAAYSLIPDDQKQKVHYKIGQLLLEEISPEDREERIFELVNQLNYGTSLGLQQPERNNLAKLNLIAGRKARASTAYQAAREYVNLGLQLLGIEAWDKEYETTLSLHEIAAEVASLLGDFEQMNQWMERVIQSVKTPVDGVQVYYVKIQALAGQNQLLEAIATGLSVLKLLGVNLPEDPTPVQMQQAIQELNILLEQNVIEDLGNLPPMQDPLNLAIMKVASSICPSCTMTGSIPLLVLLTVLQIKLSIEFGNSCISAISYVNYGIILNNVLQDVETAGRFGRLAYQLASQPEYKNVLSSVNSAFTLFIYHRTAHLQETIAIAQQGYQAGLEVGDLQYGGYNKNIACFHAYWTGQPLAELEPQISLAYQQLLEINQAGTINFLSIYWEVVLTLMGNPEGKNIRLLDPDYQTKLLSECLATKDYFQLSLFYFQRFILRFWLGDLPGAVEDAKQARQFLMPSIGTIGEAIFYFYDSVVLLATHESGSTELDIKLQQVQENQAQLQKWANYAPMNHLHKYHLVEAECYRLKGQKLEALESYDLAITLAKTHQYLQDEALANELAAKFYLAWGKEKFAAGYMQEAYYSYAKWGAKIKIIELEERYPQLLRPILKQPRTTPLFPPKRSSAVNFSNARETISSTHTSSNISEALDLATLLKVYQAISGEIELDKLLTTLMEIVIANAGADKCVLVLKPDLNELKVVALVEDGNPPQLLPSIPLESSPDVAISVVNTVKHTLKPLVLEDALMHTRFMTDSYLQKHQPKSVLCSPILHQGQCIGLLYLENHLTIGAFTSDRVEVLNLICAQAAISLENARLYQAAQQALKELKEAQLQLVQSEKMSALGNLIAGIAHEINNPVNFLNGNINPALDYINDLFELVDLFQKEYLNCSAVIQEKIKVIELDYIREDLPQLINSMREGVKRIKDISTSLRTFSRADTYRPVSFNIHDGINSTLMILTHRLKANEHRPQITVIKNYSDLPLIKCYAGQLNQVFMNILGNAIDALDESNNPVPYAERSDTILIQTELSPDQKQVIIRIKDNGVGMSDEVKAKIFEDLFTTKEVGKGTGLGLAIARQIIVVKHQGTIEVNSVLGKGTEFVISIPC from the coding sequence ATGGATATTTTTCCCACTTTACCCGGTTATCAAGTCACTGAAGAATTGTATATCGGTACTCGGACCTTGGTTTATCGAGGCATTCAGACCGATACCAACCAACCTGTCGTCATCAAAATTTTACGAAATGAATATCCAAATTTCAGTGAAATTGTTCAGTTTCGTAATCAATATACGATTGCCAAATCCCTTAACTTTACGGGTATTACTAAAGCGTTGGGCTTAGAGCCTTATCAAAACTGCTACGCTTTAATTATAGAAGATTTTGGGGGAATTTCTCTTTCGACTTATCTTGAAAAAGCGACAAAGGGAAGGGAACAGTCTAAACATTTATCTTTATCCGAATTTCTTCATATAGCGCTCCAAATTACAGAATCACTGCACTACCTCCACCAAAATCATGTGATTCACAAGGACATTAAACCGGCTAATATCCTGATCAATCCAGACAGCAAGCAAGTCAAGTTAATTGACTTCAGTATTTCTTGTCTACTCCCCCGAGAAACTCAAGAAATTCAAAATGCTCAGGCTTTAGAAGGCACTTTAGCTTATCTATCTCCGGAACAAACCGGGAGAATGAATCGAGGGATTGATTATCGGTGTGATTTTTATTCCCTAGGTATTACTTTTTATGAAATTTTGACCAAAGACTTACCTTTTATTTCCGAAGATGGGATGGAATTAATCCATTTTCATCTAGCCAAAACCGCCATACCACTCCATCAAGTTAATCCAGAGATTCCCCTGGTTTTATCGAAAATAGTCAGTAAGTTGATGGCGAAAAATGCCGAAGAGCGCTATCAAACTGCATTAGGAATCAATCATGATTTACAAAAATGTTTAACTCAATTACAAGAAAACGGACAGATTGAGGATTTTGAACTCGCACAACAAGATATTAGCGATCGATTTTTGATTCCCGAAAAGCTCTATGGAAGGGAGACTGAAGTCGAGGAGCTATTAGTTGCCTTTGAGAGAGTCAGTCAGGGGTCAACAGAAATGATGCTAGTCGCAGGATTTTCTGGGATTGGCAAAACCGCCGTTATCAACGAAGTTCATAAACCAATTGCTCGGCAACGCGGCTATTTCATCAAAGGTAAATATGACCAGTTTAAACAAAATATTCCCTTGGGTGCATTTGTACAAGCATTTCAAGATTTAATGGAGCAGTTACTCTCTGAATCTGATGCCCAACTGCAAACTTGGAAGGCCCAAATTATAGAAGCTGTGGGTGAAAATGGACAAATTCTAATTGATGTCATTCCAGCATTAGAAGAAATCATTGGTAAACAACCCGCCTTAGCTGAACTCTCAGGAATATCATCTCAAAATCGTTTTAATTTAATCTTTCATAAATTTCTCCAAGTTTTTACCCGTAAAGAGCATCCTTTAGTCATCTTTTTAGATGATTTGCAATGGGCAGATTCTGCATCCCTAGAGTTGTTAAAACTATTGATGCAAGAAACCGAGTATTTACTGGTGTTAGGGGCTTATCGGGATAATGAAGTTTCGCCCCTTCACCCGTTTATTCTAGCCGTAGATGAAAAAATAAAAGCGGGAGCTATCGTTAATACGATTACGTTATCACCGTTAAGCCAACCTGATCTCAATCGGTTGATAGCAGAGACCCTGAATTGCGGATTATCCCTGGCCCAATCGTTAACGACATTAGTCTATCAAAAAACGAAAGGTAATCCGTTTTTTGCTATTCAGTTTCTGAAAGCATTATATGAAGAACAGCTAATTAGCTTTAATTGGACTATTCAGCATTGGCAATGTGATATTGCTCAAGTTGAAGCCTTGGCGATCACTGATGATGTGGTCGATTTTATGGCATTGCAATTACTAAAATTGCCGCCGGAAACCCAGGATATTCTGAAGCTAGCCGCTTGTGTCGGGGCTGAATTTGATTTAAAGACCTTGGCCATTATCAGTAAGCAATCTCCCGAAATGACGGCGGCAGCTTTATGGCAATCATTGCAGAAAGGTTTGGTAATTCCGACGAGCAAAATTTATAAGTTTTTTGCAGAAGCTGAGAGTGACGAGGGGGATAAACTTTTAAACTCTTCACTGAATCCCACATATTGCTTTGTTCACGATCGCGTTCAGCAGGCTGCTTATTCTTTAATTCCGGATGACCAGAAACAGAAGGTTCACTACAAAATTGGGCAACTTCTTCTAGAAGAAATTTCTCCGGAAGATCGGGAAGAACGGATTTTTGAATTAGTCAATCAGCTAAATTATGGAACGAGTTTAGGATTACAGCAACCCGAACGAAATAACTTAGCAAAACTCAACCTCATCGCCGGTCGCAAAGCCCGAGCCTCAACCGCTTATCAGGCGGCGCGGGAATATGTCAACTTGGGTTTGCAACTTTTAGGGATAGAGGCTTGGGATAAAGAATATGAAACCACCTTATCCCTCCATGAAATCGCTGCTGAAGTGGCTTCTTTGCTCGGTGATTTTGAGCAGATGAATCAGTGGATGGAGCGAGTTATTCAGTCTGTAAAAACACCTGTAGATGGGGTGCAAGTTTATTATGTAAAAATCCAGGCTTTAGCGGGTCAAAATCAATTGTTAGAGGCGATCGCCACAGGATTGTCGGTACTCAAACTGCTCGGGGTGAACCTACCCGAAGACCCTACGCCAGTTCAGATGCAGCAAGCTATTCAAGAATTGAACATATTGTTGGAGCAAAATGTGATTGAGGACCTGGGGAATTTACCGCCCATGCAGGACCCCCTCAATCTAGCCATCATGAAAGTTGCCAGCAGTATTTGTCCATCCTGTACCATGACAGGTTCTATCCCGCTTTTGGTGTTATTAACCGTTCTGCAAATCAAACTTTCCATTGAATTTGGGAACAGTTGTATTTCGGCCATCAGCTATGTTAACTATGGCATCATCCTAAATAATGTCCTTCAAGATGTGGAGACGGCTGGCCGGTTTGGTCGATTAGCGTATCAACTGGCTTCCCAACCTGAGTATAAAAATGTCCTGTCTAGTGTGAATTCAGCCTTTACTTTATTTATCTACCACCGTACTGCTCATTTACAAGAAACGATCGCGATCGCGCAACAAGGATATCAAGCTGGATTAGAAGTGGGTGATTTGCAGTACGGGGGCTACAACAAAAATATAGCGTGCTTTCATGCTTACTGGACGGGTCAACCCTTAGCTGAGTTAGAACCTCAAATTAGTCTAGCTTACCAACAATTGCTGGAAATTAATCAAGCTGGTACAATCAACTTTCTTTCCATTTATTGGGAAGTGGTGCTTACCTTGATGGGCAATCCAGAGGGAAAAAATATTCGGCTGCTTGATCCGGATTATCAGACGAAGTTGCTATCAGAATGCTTGGCCACTAAAGATTATTTTCAACTGTCTCTCTTTTATTTTCAAAGATTTATACTTCGCTTTTGGCTAGGGGATCTCCCGGGAGCAGTTGAGGATGCAAAACAAGCCAGACAGTTTCTAATGCCCAGCATCGGAACAATTGGTGAGGCGATTTTCTACTTCTACGATTCCGTGGTCCTCCTGGCTACTCATGAGTCAGGATCTACGGAATTAGATATAAAATTGCAACAAGTGCAGGAGAATCAAGCCCAACTTCAAAAATGGGCAAATTATGCACCGATGAATCATTTGCATAAATACCATTTGGTCGAGGCAGAATGCTATCGATTGAAAGGCCAAAAACTGGAAGCCCTGGAATCCTATGATTTAGCGATTACCCTCGCTAAAACTCACCAATATCTCCAAGATGAAGCCTTAGCTAACGAACTCGCCGCTAAATTTTACCTAGCTTGGGGCAAAGAAAAGTTTGCTGCCGGATATATGCAGGAAGCCTACTATAGTTATGCAAAATGGGGAGCAAAAATCAAAATTATTGAGTTAGAAGAGCGTTATCCTCAACTCCTCAGACCTATCCTAAAACAACCTCGCACAACCCCCTTATTCCCCCCCAAAAGATCCTCTGCTGTAAATTTTTCTAACGCCCGAGAAACCATTAGCTCGACGCATACCTCTAGCAATATCTCTGAAGCCTTAGATTTAGCAACCCTGCTGAAAGTTTATCAAGCTATTTCCGGAGAAATTGAACTGGATAAACTTCTAACAACGCTCATGGAAATCGTCATTGCCAATGCCGGGGCGGATAAATGCGTCTTAGTCCTCAAACCCGATTTGAATGAATTAAAAGTCGTTGCCTTGGTAGAGGATGGAAATCCCCCCCAACTGCTCCCTTCAATTCCCCTGGAATCTAGTCCAGATGTCGCGATTAGTGTCGTAAATACTGTTAAGCATACCCTGAAGCCCCTGGTCCTAGAGGATGCGCTAATGCATACTCGGTTTATGACAGATAGTTATCTGCAAAAACACCAGCCCAAAAGCGTACTTTGTAGCCCCATTCTCCATCAAGGACAGTGCATCGGGCTTTTATACTTGGAAAATCATCTAACAATAGGGGCATTTACAAGCGATCGCGTTGAAGTCCTTAATCTCATTTGCGCTCAAGCCGCTATTTCTTTAGAAAATGCCCGTCTCTATCAAGCTGCTCAACAAGCCTTAAAAGAACTCAAAGAAGCACAGCTTCAACTCGTGCAAAGTGAAAAAATGTCAGCGTTGGGCAACCTGATCGCGGGAATCGCTCACGAAATCAATAACCCCGTCAACTTCCTGAATGGCAATATTAACCCCGCATTGGATTATATCAATGATTTGTTTGAATTGGTTGATCTCTTTCAGAAAGAATACTTAAATTGTAGTGCCGTCATTCAAGAGAAAATAAAAGTGATCGAACTCGACTATATCCGAGAAGACTTACCGCAATTAATCAATTCCATGCGGGAAGGAGTCAAACGGATCAAAGATATTAGTACGAGCCTCCGAACCTTTTCTCGGGCTGATACCTACCGTCCGGTTAGTTTTAATATTCACGATGGGATTAATAGTACCCTAATGATTCTCACCCATCGGCTCAAAGCAAACGAACACCGTCCCCAAATTACGGTGATTAAAAATTATAGTGATTTGCCCCTGATTAAATGTTATGCCGGACAGCTCAATCAGGTTTTCATGAATATTTTGGGCAATGCCATCGACGCACTGGATGAATCCAACAATCCGGTTCCCTATGCAGAACGTTCTGATACAATTTTGATCCAAACTGAATTATCCCCGGATCAAAAGCAGGTAATCATTCGGATTAAAGACAATGGTGTCGGCATGAGTGATGAGGTGAAAGCGAAGATTTTTGAGGATTTGTTTACCACGAAAGAAGTTGGAAAAGGAACGGGACTAGGATTAGCCATTGCCCGACAAATTATCGTGGTGAAACACCAGGGCACTATAGAAGTAAACTCTGTTTTAGGAAAGGGAACAGAATTTGTAATTTCAATTCCCTGTTAA
- a CDS encoding DUF1830 domain-containing protein codes for MLLNSRLEEEVKTNDAFPHILCFHSNSTPYLQIIKLINSKDFELERVLFPQERLMFTAVPEAQLEITTCQNGIPGRPECISCDRLQVQVSESRSSSQILVS; via the coding sequence ATGCTATTAAATTCAAGGCTGGAAGAAGAAGTTAAAACAAACGACGCTTTTCCACATATTTTATGTTTTCATAGCAACTCAACCCCTTATCTTCAAATCATAAAATTGATTAATTCAAAAGATTTTGAATTAGAACGGGTTCTGTTTCCTCAAGAAAGGTTGATGTTTACCGCTGTTCCAGAGGCTCAATTAGAAATTACAACTTGTCAAAATGGCATCCCTGGAAGGCCAGAATGCATTTCTTGCGATCGCTTGCAGGTTCAGGTATCTGAATCTCGTTCCTCTAGCCAAATCCTCGTTTCTTGA
- the fabG gene encoding 3-oxoacyl-[acyl-carrier-protein] reductase gives MEALPEQVQRLRDRVAVVTGASRGIGRAIAVALAAEGAKIAVNYSSNSTAADQLVEEITAAGGEATAIQADISKVDSVDALIKTVTDQWGRIDILVNNAGITRDTLLLRMKPEDWQAVIDTNLTGVFLCTRAVSKLMLKQKSGRIINIASVAGQMGNPGQANYSAAKAGVIGFTKTVAKELASRGITVNAVAPGFISTDMTKDLKGGEEILKFIPLARYGEPEEVAGLVRFLAADPAAAYITGQTINVDGGMVMA, from the coding sequence ATGGAAGCATTACCAGAACAGGTGCAACGATTGCGCGATCGCGTAGCGGTGGTGACGGGTGCTTCGCGGGGAATTGGTCGGGCGATCGCCGTCGCCCTCGCCGCCGAAGGAGCTAAAATTGCCGTTAACTATTCCAGTAATAGTACCGCCGCCGATCAACTGGTTGAGGAAATTACCGCCGCTGGTGGCGAGGCAACTGCCATCCAAGCCGATATTAGCAAAGTTGATTCCGTCGATGCCCTGATCAAAACCGTGACAGACCAATGGGGACGCATCGATATTTTAGTCAATAATGCCGGAATTACTCGCGACACTCTCCTGTTAAGAATGAAACCGGAAGATTGGCAAGCGGTCATTGACACCAATCTCACGGGAGTTTTTCTCTGTACTCGGGCTGTTAGTAAACTCATGCTCAAGCAAAAATCCGGTCGGATTATTAATATTGCTTCCGTTGCTGGTCAAATGGGGAACCCCGGTCAAGCCAACTACAGTGCCGCCAAAGCCGGGGTAATTGGCTTTACCAAAACTGTAGCCAAAGAACTCGCTTCTCGGGGGATTACGGTCAATGCAGTTGCCCCGGGATTCATCAGTACCGATATGACAAAAGACCTCAAAGGAGGGGAAGAAATCCTCAAATTTATTCCCCTCGCTCGTTATGGGGAACCTGAAGAAGTGGCGGGTTTAGTTCGGTTCCTGGCTGCGGACCCGGCTGCGGCTTATATCACCGGACAAACGATTAATGTAGATGGGGGAATGGTGATGGCTTAA
- the psb32 gene encoding photosystem II repair protein Psb32, giving the protein MKQILQRIIPWKAGFTGLLLSITAIALATLVAVAPAAATGVYQMPILHAGDRTWTIDDAEVLSRLTEGNLSKALSALQKDTGNEVRLVTIRRLDYGETIESFTEKLFEKWFPTPDEGAHQTVLVVDTLTNNSAIRTGDEIQSLLTAEIAESVAQETLQVPLREGDKYNQALTDASDRMIAVLSGQPDPGPPIVDTSLNIERTFATAEETDTGNATMVVIVLLVLATVIPMATYYFYQGGFLQ; this is encoded by the coding sequence ATGAAACAGATCCTTCAACGAATCATCCCCTGGAAAGCCGGATTTACCGGACTCCTGTTATCCATCACGGCGATCGCCTTAGCAACCTTGGTGGCAGTGGCACCCGCTGCGGCAACCGGGGTCTATCAAATGCCAATTCTCCATGCTGGCGATCGCACCTGGACCATTGATGATGCCGAAGTCCTCAGTCGCCTCACGGAAGGCAATCTTAGCAAAGCCCTCAGTGCCCTGCAAAAAGACACCGGCAACGAAGTTCGTCTCGTCACCATTCGCCGCCTAGACTACGGCGAAACCATTGAGAGTTTTACCGAAAAACTCTTTGAAAAATGGTTTCCCACCCCAGACGAAGGGGCGCATCAAACCGTACTGGTGGTCGATACCCTTACGAATAATTCCGCCATCCGGACTGGAGATGAGATCCAATCTCTCTTAACCGCTGAAATTGCTGAAAGTGTGGCCCAAGAAACGCTCCAAGTCCCCTTACGAGAGGGCGATAAATACAATCAAGCCTTAACCGATGCCAGCGATCGCATGATTGCCGTCCTTTCTGGTCAACCGGACCCAGGACCCCCGATTGTTGATACCAGCTTGAACATTGAACGCACCTTTGCCACGGCAGAAGAAACCGATACCGGCAATGCCACGATGGTGGTGATCGTCCTTTTAGTCCTGGCGACGGTGATCCCAATGGCGACCTATTATTTCTATCAAGGAGGCTTTTTACAGTAA
- a CDS encoding DUF4346 domain-containing protein, which produces MNSLPSQISAIDDELSKRELALDPGGYFIIYLDREAELICAKHYTNVIDDRGLALDPETGKPIPAKGKVQRTHETLFSGRTAKELCVKIFEDKDSCSVTMLDHAAYLGREFMRAQMALVSGEEYVQD; this is translated from the coding sequence ATGAATTCACTCCCATCCCAGATTAGTGCCATTGATGATGAACTCTCTAAACGTGAGCTTGCGCTCGACCCCGGCGGTTATTTCATCATCTACCTCGATCGCGAGGCCGAATTAATTTGTGCCAAGCATTATACCAATGTGATTGATGATCGCGGGTTAGCCCTTGACCCGGAAACCGGGAAACCGATACCGGCAAAAGGAAAGGTCCAACGCACCCACGAAACGTTATTCTCTGGGAGAACCGCAAAAGAACTCTGCGTGAAAATTTTTGAGGACAAGGACTCTTGTTCGGTGACGATGCTGGATCATGCCGCCTATCTGGGTCGAGAATTCATGCGTGCTCAGATGGCCCTGGTGAGTGGGGAGGAGTATGTCCAGGACTAG
- a CDS encoding glycosyltransferase, whose amino-acid sequence MRIAFLNPQGNFDPKDSHLTEHPDFGGQLVYVKQVAIAMAHQGHKVDIITRQIIDSDWPEFAEPFDAYPGVENVRIIRFRAGPKGFIRKELLWPHLVKEWVPNILQFYREEGAFPDVFTTHYGDGGLAGVLIEAATGIPFTFTGHSLGAQKIDKLEMTPQNMESMDRHFHFARRLMAERLSMNRSAVNITSTQTERFEQYGHRVYQDAADVKDDTRFEVIAPGVDASMFSPNVSCENEKEIQDLIDERLARDIDEDRLGYPIILASSRLAPKKNLQGLVEAFAQSETLQNTANLVMITGGLDNPLEEECGDDETERVLAPIRKVVKKSKLSGKISAFSLPDQPALAACYRFLAKRGSVFTLTSLFEPFGLAPLEAAAAGLPLVVTENSGLSEVLKQTPEECAVLVDPCDPADIARGLERLLGDKELWEEMRSRCQKLVLEDYTWESTGKDYLKVIKEIVAAPNDRRPDKVLLIHPYFRNPKPAFDLNVEDLQALYFPTAEVTEKVTEEKAE is encoded by the coding sequence ATGCGTATTGCATTTCTCAATCCCCAGGGTAACTTCGATCCAAAAGATAGTCATCTGACTGAACATCCGGATTTCGGGGGCCAGTTAGTTTATGTGAAACAGGTGGCGATCGCGATGGCCCATCAAGGTCACAAAGTTGATATTATCACTCGCCAGATTATTGACTCCGACTGGCCTGAGTTTGCCGAACCGTTCGATGCCTATCCTGGGGTGGAAAATGTCCGAATTATCCGCTTTCGCGCTGGCCCAAAAGGATTTATCAGGAAAGAACTCCTTTGGCCGCATCTGGTCAAAGAATGGGTTCCCAATATTCTGCAATTCTATCGAGAAGAGGGCGCATTCCCCGATGTGTTTACCACGCACTACGGGGATGGAGGTCTCGCCGGGGTGTTGATTGAAGCCGCCACGGGTATCCCATTCACCTTTACGGGTCATTCCCTCGGCGCTCAAAAAATCGACAAACTGGAAATGACGCCGCAAAATATGGAAAGCATGGACAGGCATTTTCATTTTGCTCGGCGCTTGATGGCGGAACGGTTAAGCATGAATCGGTCAGCGGTTAATATTACCAGTACGCAAACGGAACGCTTTGAGCAATATGGTCATCGGGTTTATCAGGATGCGGCGGATGTGAAGGACGATACCCGGTTTGAGGTGATTGCACCGGGGGTCGATGCCAGTATGTTTAGTCCTAATGTCTCCTGCGAGAATGAAAAAGAGATTCAGGACCTGATTGATGAACGATTGGCCAGGGATATCGATGAGGACCGTCTGGGATATCCGATTATTTTGGCCTCTAGCCGCCTCGCACCGAAGAAAAACCTCCAAGGTCTCGTGGAAGCCTTTGCTCAGAGTGAGACGCTGCAAAACACGGCCAATCTGGTGATGATTACGGGGGGACTGGATAACCCACTGGAGGAAGAATGCGGTGATGATGAAACTGAACGGGTCTTAGCTCCCATTCGGAAAGTGGTTAAAAAGAGTAAGTTATCGGGAAAGATTAGCGCGTTTTCCTTGCCGGATCAACCGGCTTTGGCGGCTTGTTATCGATTTTTAGCAAAACGAGGTTCGGTGTTTACTTTAACGTCGTTGTTTGAACCCTTTGGATTAGCCCCATTGGAAGCGGCAGCGGCGGGGTTACCCTTGGTGGTGACTGAAAATAGCGGGTTGAGTGAAGTGCTCAAACAAACCCCGGAAGAATGTGCGGTTCTGGTTGATCCTTGCGATCCGGCAGATATTGCCCGAGGATTAGAACGGCTGTTAGGGGATAAAGAGTTGTGGGAAGAGATGCGATCGCGCTGTCAAAAGTTGGTTCTGGAGGACTACACCTGGGAAAGCACCGGCAAAGATTATCTCAAGGTCATTAAAGAAATTGTTGCCGCACCCAATGACCGACGACCGGACAAGGTTCTGCTGATTCATCCCTATTTCCGCAATCCCAAACCGGCTTTTGATTTGAATGTAGAGGATTTACAAGCGCTGTATTTTCCAACAGCAGAAGTGACCGAAAAAGTGACCGAAGAAAAGGCAGAATAA